The following DNA comes from Osmerus eperlanus chromosome 5, fOsmEpe2.1, whole genome shotgun sequence.
GAGGTGGCGAGGGGTAGTTGCGACGCGCGCTCTTCGGACTAGCACGCATCACGTGTGCATTAAACGCCAATCAATTTTGCAAAAAGGAATTTATATGAACTGTCTAGAAGAAGCTTCTGTTGGCTTGTTACTTGAACCTCACAGAAAACAACGATTTCACATATTTTATGCGTTTAAGAGGATTGTTCTCCAAAGACTGAGCGGTTTACTGTGTTTGATTGCCTATGATATTGACATCCAGCTGCCGACCGAACCAGCTAGACTGAATTATTCTGTAGTTATTCTGTAGTGTGATAGCCCAACGACTCTCCCGTTTGGAATACGCACCATTGGAACCTTCACTGTCAGGAAAAGTGGGGTAAGTAATTTGTGTGTAACAGCAAAACTTTGCAGACTTTACTCGGCTATTTTAATCTTAAACTTGACAACATCATCGCTTAGCCTACAGCAGAGGCTGATCTTcattttgtcattttgttgagGCTTCTTGGTTATGTTAAACGCAGCTATTGCGATGTTGAATTTAATTTGTTAATGCTCCGGTTTAACTGAAATATACATCGCATTAATTATCAAATTGAAACGGAAAAGCTGACCATTGGCGAACAGCGGTCTTTGGGTGCGCACACAACCGAGTCATGTTGTAACGCACCTTGCGGTTCAATATGCATTGCTTCATTAAGCTAAGTGCGCGTGGATAGGGATCAAGGTATTCATAACTTTTCTCTTCCTTGAAGTTATAATGGATCATAAAACAAAATAGGCTATTGTATTTTTTCAAGGCAAAAGGCAATAATTTTCTTGGGGATTTTTACGGTGCTTAATACAAAACAAATAACATTTAGGGCAGCTGCATCCTTGAAACTTTTACTGGGATTGCCGTTGCGCACATCACTTGAAGACCAATTTTGGACGCACATTAGCACACCGCCGAGGGAGGAGCTTGACGGTCCACAACTGGTCCCTTAATTTCCTGTCATTTTGTCAAACTCTTGTTGTCACCAATCAATCTGTAAAATAATTTCTGCATCAACTTGAAGCATGCGTTGTTGTTTTAGATATACTTCAGACAAATCCGAAGAGTGGCAGTTGCATGATATTCACATTTTATTCCCTGTAGTTTGGCAACAAGTCGTGCGTCCTACTGGCTTGCGGACACATCTGGAGCAAAGGTGTTGGCGTGACTATCACTGTGCTCTACTTAGACTGAAATGTTCCCCTGTTACTAATTTTCAACAGGTGTTAGTCAAGCAGAGCTAGCAGACTTCAAGGGAACATTCAAAGAACCAGACGAGGATGGACACATCATCAAAGGGGAGATGGACCCCAGAAGACAGCCCTTCCTCTCCCACAAAACAGATCTCTAATTGTTCCAGTCTTAAGGTAGGGTTGCAAATCACTGCTGGGAGTCACCTATACGCACAGAGCTCAGCCCtgactgattctgattctgcagGACCAACCAAATcctagtgtgtgagagagttgctTATCGGTTGCTGACAACCACCTCGTCAAAGCTCTGAGTCAGGAACAGTCAAAGTGTAATCTCTTCTCTCACGGGGTATTTAGGCTAAGGGTCCTGTCATGTTAAACAAGGGTAGGAATCGTGATATGAATTGAGTATTAAGAGTGAGATATTCCTATGAGGGCTTAAGGCCAGAACGTTCCACCTCAAAGCACTGGTTGATCAGTGAATAGTCACCTGGAGATCGGTGTGTACACCTGGAGATCAGTGGCTCTTCACAGTCACCTCCGTGGTCCCGTCTGAACAAtaaagcttaatttatacttaggttgCGGACACCTTTGAAATGGTCGctgacgaaaaaaaaaaagtgtcgctcaggctgctgcatttatacttcggcaaacagtcgcctgtgctcaaggttcgcgtgacgtaaacagaatcattttaactgaccattttcatttttcactatgtgacgacatcagcgccagtagaaatttctcctggtaggcgacacttctaagcgacggttaaaaaTGTCGACCGAGaggtcatttctgtcggcgaccttttcaaaagtgtctgcgacctaagtataaattgggcttaagGGGTCACTGAGGAGGTCACAGAGAGGCGTGTCCGGTGGGCTtgactctgacctctgacctcctctctctttaaaTCTCCACTCACTGTAACATCTCCATCTCTGATCTGTGGTGCTGTCGGATTGTAGCGTGAGCATGGAGTGTCCATGTGGTTGTTGAGGGTAAGCCCCTCTCCCATGTGACCAGAAAAGAGAAGCGTTTGAAATGTGATGCTACTGGCATGTCTCTGGGGTGTTccactcctcacaccctgaGGAACTGGAGACGATGCATACTGTATGTCTGCTTGTGTGACACACTTAACAGACAAGCCCTATTTATCACCtccctaacccctctctctctcactctctctctgtctctctctctctctctgtactatCATTTTCACAGTCCACAGAAAGTGTGTGCGTTTGTCATAAATTTTGCTTGATGAATGTTCGGCAACGCTAGTTGTCGTCTGCTTGGTCCTTTGCCCCTTATCAGTATATGTACAGTGGTACACTGTAATGAAGGAGTCAGATCATTAGGACATGTACAGTGGTACACTGTAATGAAGGAGTCAGATCATTATGCGCAGTGTTCTAGTCCTGTTGGAGAGCCAGGGTGAGGACATCTctatctccctcgctctctctctctgtgttcccaaATTACTGTAACACACGAGGCCGAGACAGTGTTGCTGTTGTAATCTCCCCAAACCACCACCGGTCTGGGATTTACAAATAAGTTATGGACTGTGCTGTGTTGTACTGTAAGGACCACCGTGACCCCCACTTCTTCTTGTAACAATATACAAAGAGGACCCCTGTACAACACAGACACTGCACACCAGTGGAAGCCCGACTAATTCCTTTGTCAGCAGTTTTTTTCTCTTCCACATAGAATGTGCCTAATGAGGGCAGTGGAGTGGAGCTACGAGACTAATGGTCCTGCAAGGTGTAGCATTGTGTGGGTCTGTGATTCTGTGTGTGCTGCTTTAGAAAACATGTCCCAAGTCTCAGCAAAGAAagcttttttgttgtttgaCCCAGTAGCGTTTAGGCGCTcgggcacacactcacacacacacacacacgcacacacacacacgcacacacacacacacacaggtgctgatggagaaggaggagtcagGAGAAGGTGGTGACAAAGCTGTGGCTATAATCAAAAGCTGATTAGCAGTGCAGCCGCTCTGATTCACAGCTTTACAGACAGACCAGGGGGTTGTTCTGATTAAACCcgagccccctcacccccctcccacacacacactaccacacaccagaaaaaaaggttttggtGTTGCATGCTAATTGCTGTAGTCCTTTATTATTATTCCCCTGAAATGAGAACACATGTATGTGTGGTTCATGTGCTCAGCTTAGGGCAGAATCAGGAGGCCGAGTCAGGGGGCCGAGTCAGGAGGTCGAGTCAGGGGGCCGAGTCAGGAGGTCGAGTCAGGGGGCCGAGTCAGGAGGCAGTCAGTCATTAAGTAGTTACCATGTGTTGACTGCCAGGTTGAATCTTTAGGGAAACGGACCTTATtcagtgtccttgggcaaggcacttcaccctacttgcctcgcgggaatgtccctgtacttactgtaagtcgctctggataagagcgtctgctaaatgactaaatataaatgtaaagaAGGATTCAGTGAACCAGCTTCCATATATCATGTTGTGTCAGGAGGGCTGTGTTATTTGGGGCATGGAGGTTGCTTCGAGGTGGTTTTGGGTTACAAAGAATTCCCCTGTTGTCAAGATGGCTCTTAAAGGTGTCATTGGAGAAATAGGTCACCTGGGAATAGAACGATCAAACACGTTCCTTCTCTTACTGTTAAATAACACAATGTTAGATTTCATGTATGCCTGATTGGAAGCATCAACATCAACAAAAatgtcgtaaaaaaaaaaaaatgttttttagttttttctcCCAAAAATTtgatttttaatcgaatcgtgaccccaaaattcgattcgaatcgtgaggtaccaaaagattcccaccctaATCAACATGTCACCTGACATGCCACAGTGTAGGTTTAAGTGTAGGCCCACTTTACTTCCTGTCACGCATGCGAATATCCTCATGTTGCAGCGCGTCGTAATTATGCAGCTGACATTCAGACTATTCTGGTGTCCAGGGACATGACAGCCCTCCACAGGAACACAAACATGGCTCCCTGATTCGCAGCAAGCTTCACCAGGAATGTCTGTCATAGGCTGATTACAACCCTTCACACTTCACATCTCTGGTTCCCCTGCTGTAGTCTGAGCCCAGGTGAGTTTTGGTGAACATGCGGGTCTCTTGCTGGGTTGGTACTGGAGGTGGTGATACGCAGAGTTTTTGTATAAGAGAGACTTGTCTCCTtctgaggtcaagaggtcatctTCTGAGGCCCCTTCACAGTCCACTTATCGTTATGAACATGTGTCCAGACTCACTGGTCACATGATCCGAGCTCGTTCTAAGAAACAAAGTCAACACTTTTAATTGTCGTGCATCTTTCCGGCCACCGACTGACCTCATCCTAACAGGTGGTTAGAGAGATTCTGCTCACACTGACTCCCTCACTGTTGGACTGCTATACCGAGATAAAAATACATCCCTGCTTTGCCGAAGGAACGACGTCAGATACTCAATGATGTGTAACTTTATACAGAAAAATGATATACTGACCATGGAAGTCAGGGTGACACTGGATGGGGGTGGGTGTAGGTTTTTGTCTACAGCTGCACATTTGTGAAGTGAGGCACTAGTTAGGAACTGTCCAGTTATGAGTCCACTCACTAGGAACTGTCCAGTAATGAGTCCACTAACTAGGAACTGTCCAGTAATGAGTCCACTAACTAGGAACTGTCCAGTTATGAGTCCACTAGCTAGGAACTGTCCAGTAATGAGTCCACTAACTAGGAACTGTCCAGTAATGAGTCCACTAACTAGGAACTGTCCAGTTATGAGTCCACTAGCTCGGAACTGTCCAGTAATGAGTCCACTCACTAGGAGCTGTCCAGTAATGAGTCCACAAGCTAAGCTGCAGTTGGTTCTGGACGAGTGGCCgaccaggcctgtgtgtgtgtgtgggtcacaGGTGTCATGGTGTCGCAAGTCAACACTTGTTTCCTCCTTCTCTTGCCCACATTTAGGTTTGAACAGCCACCTTTCTTAAAACATAGTTTTAGCCAAAACACTGTTTTTAAACATGGATTTTCGATGGCGCTGGTGGGAGGCATTTCCATTGGTACATTCAACCGATTAAACTGGGTTACGCATGcgtgcaagcgtgtgtgtgtttcgcccCATGGAGAGCTGGCATGGCTGGAGAGATGCAGAACTGTTAAGTATAACTGCGCATGTGCAGTTCAGTGCACTTGTGTTGCCTCGTGGGGTGCAGAGGGACCCCAGTGTGAGCCAGGACGAGCTTCCCTGACCTGAGGAAGTGACCAGCTCTGTCACTTCCGCAGTTGTCGTAGGCCTGGGCCCCCACCCTCGGGCCCCCCCCACCCTCGGGCCCCCCCCACCCTTGGGCACACCCCTGACTGCGGCCGCAAATAACTGATTGTGTCTTGGCATTAGCACAATGAAATTTCCCACCCGATGGGCACTCAAAAGGAAGTCCAAAATACTCCCACTTCAAAGCAAATGGAGTAATGGATGTACTGAGAAAGACCAGATGAGGAGAATGAATGAGTCATATCCAGGGAGCTGCTCTACTGATATTTTTTTAAGTTCTTGTTTTGAGTCGTTGGAGATCCATTTCAATACTGATTTAAGATTTTGAATACAATTATACTAGCAATAGATGATTGTCTCCTAGTGACAGTGTAGCACACAATAGAAGGAGTTGGAAATAGATGGCAAGGCCATACCTAAATATAGCACTTCATCACAAGGTCTTGAGGAAAAATAAGTCTAAACGTGACATGGTTTCTGAAACTAAACAATAGACCCTATTGAAGGAGTCTCCAtgccttgtttgtttgttcacaTGATCCCACGTCACCAGGAATGTCACTTAAATCGAATTTGTCTCACGAGCCAATCCTCTTATTAGTGTTTAGTGAAAAGTGCATACTGTATTaaagcagtgtttgtgtgtgttgtattttaTGTGCACTCTATTAGCCTGAGAGGTTGaatattaaagttatgaatGCATATCATTGTTATTATTTTACAATTTACCCCCAGTGATTAATAAAGTACTACActattctactgtactctactgtacagcCACTACATGCAATATTGTCCATGTTCTCTGAAAACAGGAAACTCGCATAATAAATACACCAGAGGATTTCCACAGAAACCTCAATAACAACATTTGAGGCCAAGAAGCTTCCAGATGCTGGGACTTCCACCTAAACAAACATATACCTGGCCAATACCTGGCCCCTCTTTTAAAACGAAGGCCCAAAATAAACAAGTGCTCCTGTGTATCTACATTAAACTTTAAACTCTGATTCACCTCAGCCTTGTGCCTTTTGGGAGTAtgttgggaaggagagagagtgtgtgtgtgtgtgtgtgtgtgtaaacgagCAGAGGATGCACACAGACGAGATCCCACGCATACTCTTTCTAACCTGGCGCCCAGCTCGTCCACCTCCTGGTTCTTTTCGTCCGTGGCCATGCAGACTGGAGCAGAGGCTCACCTGTTTCCAATTATCCACATCTGAGTCACCGGCCGTCAGTGCTATGGATGTTTCCGACTTCCCAGCCACTAGATTGGCTCCCCTAATCCGGCTATTGTGCTCTGTGGCCCTAGGGGGCCATGCCCCTCAGAGCAGCTCACTGGCCCAACATGCTGGAGCGATACTTTTCTCTCCTACAGCATGTTCTTTTCGCTCTCACCCATTTCATTAAGTTTTCCCTCTCTTCATACTGATACTAGGCTTAATCAGTCCACCTTCTGTAATGCTGTAAACGTGAAGACTTAAGTGACAGTGTTTTCTAAACAGGAGGTGAAATGCCCCCCCAAAAATTCAACTttgtcatagagagagagagagagtgagagagagagagagagagagagagagagagagagagagagagagagagagagagagagagagagagagagtgtgagagagagagagagagagagagaggctaaacaTTTTCAGGATTGGATTCTGATGTTTTTCTTCTCTGGCTTGTCTCCCGTGTCTGTAGATGTTCCTTGCGGCCTTGTCTTTTGCCTACTTCTCCAAGGCTCTCTCTGGAAGCTATATGAAGAGCACCATCACACAGCTGGAGAGGAGGTTTGATATTCCCAGCTACCTGATAGGGGTAATAGATGGGAGCTTTGAAATAGGTGAGtgagctgtctgtgtctctgtgtggtttgTCTTTGTGTAGGTGTACTTACAATAGCTAGTATattgatttttttctttttttcggaTGCTAATGTAAAGCCAGGAGTACACTTCTTGCACACTGTCATTACATAAATGGATCTTATTTCTTTCAACCTTGCTGTGTGGTCATGGGTTGCGCACTGctacatgtgaatattttttATTACACATAcattactgtgcaaaagtcttaggcacaaatAAAAAAGTTTTGCAAAAATGCTTTTAGACATAATTAAGTGAAAAGACTAAACACAATCATTCTCAACATTGCACTTTTTTTGAGTGCTGCACAAATACAAGAGACAAAAAATCTAATACTttaaggcagggtaggtaagtttTGCGAACCTAGCAATTTTACCTCcagtttgaaaggattcaaaccaaaatatcccacccccatTTCCCATTTCAatttactgtcaaacctttagagTTATTGGTTGCTTTCAGGATTTGAAGTCCATTTCAGGAAATGTGAACAACaacattacctaccctgcctttaagataATACTTGTGTGAAAAATCTTGGGTGGCTAAGACTTTAACACAGAACTGTAAATGCCCACCCTGATTCTTTGTTGTGTAGCTGGATGCAAGAGCAGGGCTGTGTTGCTCTCTACATCCTTTTCTGACCTCCTGATGAGGAGATTTGGCTAACTGACGTCAATGAAGCACTCAGGAGCATCCCCCTGTAGATTCATAAGGTTACAAGCCCGGTGCTGTCCTTGTCAACCCTGTCAATAGACAACATCACAAGCCATAGATGACAGTATGGATGTGTTTTTTTCCAATGGCATCGTTTCCATGGGGACGCAGGAGATCCAGCTGAGAAGTCCACAAGTCAGCACCCGTTAGGAACCGGTGTTTGTTGAGACTCGCCACACACAGTTACCTCTGGCACAGCACATGAGCTGAGCCCGAGGGCAGTTTCCCTCGGGTGACGGGTCCATGGCTAAAAACACTGTGCTCCTAGCTCTGCTAGTTGAAAGTCTTAACTCTAATAAAGCTGTGGTCCTTGtatccccgccccccctctccaccccttcatGTCCATGCTTTCTCAGGTAACCTGCTGGTCATAGCCTTTGTGAGTTACTTTGGCGCAAAGCTCCACAGGCCAAAGGTCATCGCCATAGGGTGTGTCCTCATGTCTTTGGGGACTTTCCTAATCGCCATGCCTCATTTTATCATTGGACGGTGAGTCGACTGGAACTTTGCAAAACGGCCAACAAAAAGAACACGTTGATGTTCCATTAACAGTTAGGATGTTCGCTTAATGTAGCAACACATCTAATCTACATAGTGGTTATGATGTGCATGGCTGTTATTGCTTACATTGCTTGTGTCTTTACATTAGTTGATCTTTTTGTGTATTCTAAGAATCTAATAATGCCCGAaacttcctccttccccttgcTTAACAGTCACCTTGGTATTTTGTACACAGCTATAAATTCGAAACATCAGTTAGATCGTCAGTGAATTCAACCAATAACCTCTCTCCATGTCCAGCAAGCTCACCTGAGTCTGGGCGAGCAGGTGACATGCCCTCTATACTGCCCGCTACAGGTGAGACCTGGGAACAGCACCCTACACAGCTCTGTCAGTAGcatgcacatccacacacatccacacacacacacatccacacacacacacacacatccacacacatccacacacatccacacacacacacacacacacacatccacacacatccacacacacacacacacacatccacacacacacacacacacacacacatccacacacatccacacacatccacacacacacatccacaccacatccacacacatccacacacatccacacacacacacacacacatccacaccacatccacacacacacacacacacatccacaccacatccacacaccacacacatccacacacccacacacatccacacacatccacacacacacacatccacacatccacaccacatccacacacccacacacatccacacacccacacacatccacacaaatccacacatccaaacatatccacacacacccacaccacagtcGGCCTCCTCCTAGTCTGTCTAGGAGGTGTCTTTGATTTGAACAGTAGGCAATGTCATCATGTTGTTTTGATAACGCCGATCTTtggatgtggttgtgtgtcctgcaggctgCGAGAGGGAGTCCAGTGTATCCATGTGGGTCTATGTGTTTCTGGGGAACGTCTTACGTGGAATAGGAGAGACACCAGTACAGCCACTGGGAATCTCCTACATCGATGATTATGCACAATCTGAAAACGCAGCTTTCTATAttggtatttttttattttttttatttaagctGTCAtcttgtgtgtgatggtgtgagaTGTGTGCATCATGTGTTGTACATCGTAGGACAGATTCAGAGCCCTCATACACTTAACAGACACATTCTGTATGTTAAGTGTATGAGGGCTCTGAATGTCCTTggcattcatttacatttacattttacattttagtcatttagcagacgctcttatccagagcgacttacagtaagtacagggacattccccccgaggcaagtagggtgaagtgccttgcccaaggacacaacgtcagtttgcacggccaggaatcgaactggcaaccttcaggttACTagccgactccctcaccgctcagccatctgactcccttattCATGCGCATTCATGCTCAAAGCgctttttattaattcattattTCCTCTCATCGCAACTAGGTCAGCTTTTACATGGCCCGGCAGATGTTTGGCATGGATATTCAGAGGGCACATAAATGCATGTGACACGTGTCTCTGTTATAGGCTGTGTCCAGACCATCTCAATCATCGGGCCGGTCTTTGGATACTTACTGGGTTCTCTGTGTGCGAAGATCTATGTGGACGTTGGATATGTGGACATGGGTGAGTGACTTTAGAGGCAGCCTGTTGTCCAGCCTTACGTAACTGCTACAGCTGTAGGATTATAATAATGATGTAACATCACAAGACTCTCTACTCCACAGCACTGCATAGtagtatatagtatatatatatatgtgtgcatgttttatgTATATATGGTAATAGTGTACATGTTGggataggggaggagagaggtgctgTTTCTCAGTTgttgtatcccccccccccttctacagAGAGTGTCACCATCACCCCTAGCGACGCCCGGTGGGTCGGCGCTTGGTGGCTGGGCTACCTCATCGCCGGGGCCATCACCCTCATGTCCGCTGTGCCCTTCTGGTTCCTGCCCAAGTCTCTGCCCATGCCCCTTGAGAAGCACGATGCCAGCTGCACCCCAGAGCAGGCCAGGTTCATCAGGGACTCGCCCACCATGCAGCACAAGTTCAGGCCAGAGGAACCTGCCAACTTCCATGTGATGGCCAAAGGTAGCGCACACGGGTACTATACTGTTAGTGCCACAGTATATCTTACAGTATTGATATGTTACAGTATTGACTGATATTGTATGAAATAGTGATGGAATAGTTCGATGGTTgggagggtatagctcagtggataGAGCACTTGACTCTGGATCAAGAGGttgttgctttggatgaaagcatttGCTAAATAATGTATACTATATCACACAATACATCAGGTAAGCATAGTGTCAATAAAGGACTATATCAGTGCAAGACCTTTATATATGGaattaaatgtatttacataATTCTGTTTTATTTCCTCCCACAGAATTCATTCCAACGTTGAAAACTCTTCTAGGGAATCCGTTATACGGCATTTATCTGTGCGTGACCATTATACAATTCAACTCGCTCATTGGCATGGTAACCTATAAACCCAAGTACATCGAGCAACATTACGGCCAGTCTGCCTCGAAGGCAAACTTTCTCATGGGTGagttgtgtctgtttgttttgtgttacGTACCAGAATGTGCTGTTGAAAGTTGtgttgaaattatttttttaatcgtTTAATTTTTTATatctacttttttttttcttttttccttttacGAAACTTGGATTGTAAATTGAGAGTTTCATGATTCATCTTTTATCTATTATTCATGTCTTAGTAGTTGTCCTACTAATGACAGCTGCACCATTGATGCCTGTGATTTCCCCGCAATTACTGCACTCACTGTGACATGAGACACACAAtgaatgtgaaagtataatttaTAAAAGAGACATTAAGTGACCATGTTGCCATGTTAAAAGGTACTGTTTAAAACAGTGGGCTGATGCTTCTGTAACttgacctcccccccctcctcccccccccctctccccctccccccttctaaaTGAGTTGGTGCAGTAGTGGAGTGAGGGAGCGAggggttttcagaaacacatccTATATCTCCCCATCCTTTCAAGCATCAAAAGACATTTTCATCTCTCATGACATGACCACTTCACATGAAATATGGATGAAGCCACTTTGATATGAATGAGCCGCGCCGACTTTGATGCCTTTCCCGAAGAGCAATTGGTCCCTCCCCGTGACGTGTCTAACCCTGTCCTGATTGGTCGGTTGTCAGGCATGATCAACATCCCCGCCGTTGCTCTGGGGATGTTCTCTGGGGGTGTGATCATGAAGAAGTTCAAGATGGGCATCATGGGAGCGGCCAAGTTTGCCTTTGGGACCTCCCTGTTGGGGtacttcctgtccctcttcTTCTTCACCCTGGGCTGTGAGAACGCCAAGGTGGCAGGAATCACTGTGTCTTACACCGGGTACgcaatcctctcctcctcttatcctttcatcctcccctcctcttatcctttcatcctcccctcctctcttcccctcctcatcttcctctcatcctcacctcctcctcctgtcatcctcctcctctcctcctcctcctcctcctctcctcctcctctcttcctctcctcccctcttcctctcctcctctcctcttctcctcctcctctcctcctcctcccctcctctcttcctctcctcctcctcctctcctcctctcttcctctcctcctctcttcctctcctcctctcttcctctcctcctctcctcactgtaTGCAAATGTCATGTTCTTCCCTCATGTCTAATTGGAAAGGTCTATTTATAGAGCCCCTCTAGAAAGCAGTTCTCATAGAACACGCCAGCCAGTGAATGGCTTATATGTTGTTCCTGGGACTGCAGCATTTCGGACCAATGCATTTTACAGTGAAAAGATACAATCTGTATCTTATCAACACTTTTTCAGATAGATGTCTATATTTGTAATGTCAACCTTTGCTTTGATTCATTATTATTTAATGTTAACATGCATGtgccctttctctcctttctctcattatctctctttttctccaacactccctttctctctctgtatttctctctccctttctctctctttatttctctctccctttctctccctccctccacgccCAGGGTGGAGAGCTTGTCCTACCACGAGAGCTCTCAGTTCTCGGAGTGTAACTCCGGCTGTCTGTGTTCCGGGAAGGATTGGGACCCCGTTTGTGGTGAAAACGGCATCACCTACGTGTCgccctgtctggctggctgctcaTCGTCTTCTGGCTCCGGCAAAACCACGGTCAGCTGGTGACACCTGGCTCACCTGGCTCTCGCTATGGCTGTTATGCTGATgtgtgcagagacacacacacacacacaacctcatatTCTGTCTAGGTCGATGGTGTTTCAATTTAACATGCTTTTTGACACATCCCACAAGGTTGTGATGAGCTGTATGAAAAGTGACAGAGCTGATGTGTTTTTGCTAGCCTCGTGTGTTGATCTCGCCGTGTCGCCCACCAGGTTTTCGACCAGTGCAGATGTGTGGCGTCTGCAGGCTCTCACACAGCAAACCTGACGGCAGCTCTGGGACACTGTCTCCACAGGGACAACTGTGACAAAGTGTTCCCCTACTTCctggctctctctgtgctcAGCTCCTTCATCATCTCGCTGGGAGGAACGCCCGGCTTCGTGCTGCTCATCAGGTCAGTAGCCCCCCCCACTTGCCAGGACGCTGAACTGCAATCTCCCATCGGTCTGCGCCTCTTGAg
Coding sequences within:
- the slco1c1 gene encoding solute carrier organic anion transporter family member 1C1 encodes the protein MDTSSKGRWTPEDSPSSPTKQISNCSSLKMFLAALSFAYFSKALSGSYMKSTITQLERRFDIPSYLIGVIDGSFEIGNLLVIAFVSYFGAKLHRPKVIAIGCVLMSLGTFLIAMPHFIIGRYKFETSVRSSVNSTNNLSPCPASSPESGRAGDMPSILPATGCERESSVSMWVYVFLGNVLRGIGETPVQPLGISYIDDYAQSENAAFYIGCVQTISIIGPVFGYLLGSLCAKIYVDVGYVDMESVTITPSDARWVGAWWLGYLIAGAITLMSAVPFWFLPKSLPMPLEKHDASCTPEQARFIRDSPTMQHKFRPEEPANFHVMAKEFIPTLKTLLGNPLYGIYLCVTIIQFNSLIGMVTYKPKYIEQHYGQSASKANFLMGMINIPAVALGMFSGGVIMKKFKMGIMGAAKFAFGTSLLGYFLSLFFFTLGCENAKVAGITVSYTGVESLSYHESSQFSECNSGCLCSGKDWDPVCGENGITYVSPCLAGCSSSSGSGKTTVFDQCRCVASAGSHTANLTAALGHCLHRDNCDKVFPYFLALSVLSSFIISLGGTPGFVLLIRCMKPELKSLALGVHTLATRTLAGIPAPIYFGAIIDTTCLKWGYKRCGGRGACRIYNTTAYRILYLGLTLGLRTLSFFLCILGFSLLKRHIKEEEKKALANGNRESELLRKEESNSIHCEQFLRVLDFNPDRETRL